Part of the Natronobacterium gregoryi SP2 genome, GTACACCGTACTGTCCGCTCGCCTCGTGGACGGCGGTCCGAGAACTCCGGGACCGAGGGACGGATCGGGAGTCGTACTCGAGTTCGAGGTCCTCGAGTGCCCGCCGGGCCTTCATGCAGTACGGACAGCCCGCGAGTTCGTAGAGGACGAGGTCGGGATCGGTCATACGGGAGACACGGGTCGCGCAGGAAAAATCTTCCCGGCCGACGGCTCAGTCCCGTTTCACGCGGTCGACGTACGTTATCCGCCCGGAGAGGTGATAGAAGAGCCATAATCCGACGACTGGTCCGCCAAACCATACGAGACTCCGTACTGCCTCGTCTCGCTGTGATGGCTGGGTCGTCCCTGATTGATACACGCGATAGTAGCCGTCGTCGGTTTCGATCGGTGTCTCCGGTACGTCGACCTCACCGCGGGTCTGGGTCTCGCCGTTTTCGAGAGTCTCGCGGACGACCTCGGAGAGCGTACTACGCTCGGCATCGATCGAGACCGACTCGAGAACGTCGTCGGG contains:
- a CDS encoding glutathione S-transferase N-terminal domain-containing protein, with product MTDPDLVLYELAGCPYCMKARRALEDLELEYDSRSVPRSRSSRTAVHEASGQYGVPVLVDRTNDVEGLPESDDIVAYLYEEYGDGQEPPPSGLVGRLLTRLF